Proteins encoded together in one Ammospiza caudacuta isolate bAmmCau1 chromosome 27, bAmmCau1.pri, whole genome shotgun sequence window:
- the WIPF2 gene encoding WAS/WASL-interacting protein family member 2 isoform X1, with protein MIQAPLPVPSPSVFCLQCRPELPGPRSPASCSRHECPGLPPALRPGAARMPIPPPPPPPPGPPPPPTLSQANTEPPKLSREEQRGRGALLQDICKGTKLRKVTQINDRSAPILEKPKGSGGSSYGSGSAAIQPKGGLFQGGVPKLRPVGVKDSSDSSTKQTLQVPGSRAAAPRPPVPANNSRPQDDADSSRGSPPELPRTQRPSLPDLSRPGAAGGTGMKHSSSAPPPPPPGRRAAAPPAPPAAHAKASPYNREKPLPPAPGQRPPGSRDGPPAPPPIKPPPSPVSLRSGAQGQSLAPPPPPYRQPPGVPNGPSSPGSESAPELPQRHNSLHRKAPGPLRGLAPPPPAAASPNLQSSRPPPPARDPPSRGAAPPPPPPMLRNGGRDAPPPPPPYRLHGPAEPPSRGKPPPPPTRTPAGPPPPPPPVRNGHRDSISAVRAFLDDFESKYSFHPVEDFPAPEEYKYFQRIYPSKTNRATRGAPPLPPIPR; from the exons ATGATTCAGGCTCCCCTTCCTGTTCCCAGTCCCTCTGTGTTCTGTCTGCAGTGCCGACCGGAGCTGCCGGGCCCGCGGAGCCCCGCGAGCTGTTCCAG gcaTGAGTGCCCAGgcctgcccccagcactgagACCCGGAGCCGCCAGGATGCCGATCCCTCCTCCCCCGCCACCACCCCCCggccccccgccgccccccacCCTCAGCCAG gcGAACACGGAGCCGCCGAAGCTGAGCCGAGAGGAGCAACGGGGCCGCGGGGCCCTCCTGCAGGACATCTGTAAAGGGACCAAGCTCAGGAAAGTGACCCAAATCAATGACAGGAGTGCACCCATCTTGGAAA AGCCCAagggcagcggcggcagcagctaCGGCTCCGGCTCAGCTGCCATCCAGCCCAAGGGCGGCCTCTTCCAAGGTGGCGTTCCCAAGCTCAGACCTGTGGGAGTCAAGGACAGCTCAG ACAGCTCCACTAAACAAACACTACAAGTCCCTGGCTCCcgagcagctgctcccaggcccCCCGTGCCGGCCAACAACAGCCGCCCTCAGGACGATGCTGACAGCAGCCGGGGCTCCCCGCCGGAACTGCCGCGCACGCAGAGACCCTCCCTGCCTGACCTGTCGCGGCCCGGCGCCGCCGGTGGCACCGGCATGAAGCACAGCTcctcggccccgccgcccccgccgccgggacgccgcgccgccgcccccccggccccccctGCAGCGCACGCCAAGGCCTCGCCCTACAACCGGGAGAAgccgctgccgcccgccccggGACAGCGCCCGCCCGGCAGCAGGGACgggccccccgccccgccgcccatCAAACCCCCCCCTTCCCCCGTCAGCCTCCGCTCGGGCGCTCAGGGCCAGTCCCTcgcccccccgccgcccccgtACCGGCAgccccccggtgtccccaacgGCCCCTCCAGCCCCGGCAGCGAGTCGGCCCCGGAGCTGCCGCAGAGACACAACTCCTTGCACAGGAAGGCACCGGGCCCCTTGCGGGGTctggcgccgccgccgcccgctgCTGCCTCCCCGAACCTGCAGAGcagccgccccccgccgccggccAGGGACCCCCCGAGCCGTGGAGCAG ctccgccgcccccgccgccgatGCTGCGGAACGGGGGGCGCGACGCCCCCCCGCCCCCACCCCCCTACAGACTGCAcggccccgccgagcccccCAGCCGGGGGAAGCCCCCGCCGCCACCCACCCGCACCCCGGCCgggcccccgccgccgccgccgcccgtgCGCAACGGGCACCGCGACTCCATCTCCGCCGTCAGAGCATTCCTGG ATGACTTTGAATCCAAATACTCCTTTCACCCCGTTGAAGacttcccagccccagaggAATATAAATACTTCCAGAGAATCTACCCCAGCAAAACAAACAGAG CCACGCGTGGGGctccccctctgccccccaTCCCCAGGTGA
- the WIPF2 gene encoding WAS/WASL-interacting protein family member 2 isoform X2 has translation MPIPPPPPPPPGPPPPPTLSQANTEPPKLSREEQRGRGALLQDICKGTKLRKVTQINDRSAPILEKPKGSGGSSYGSGSAAIQPKGGLFQGGVPKLRPVGVKDSSDSSTKQTLQVPGSRAAAPRPPVPANNSRPQDDADSSRGSPPELPRTQRPSLPDLSRPGAAGGTGMKHSSSAPPPPPPGRRAAAPPAPPAAHAKASPYNREKPLPPAPGQRPPGSRDGPPAPPPIKPPPSPVSLRSGAQGQSLAPPPPPYRQPPGVPNGPSSPGSESAPELPQRHNSLHRKAPGPLRGLAPPPPAAASPNLQSSRPPPPARDPPSRGAAPPPPPPMLRNGGRDAPPPPPPYRLHGPAEPPSRGKPPPPPTRTPAGPPPPPPPVRNGHRDSISAVRAFLDDFESKYSFHPVEDFPAPEEYKYFQRIYPSKTNRATRGAPPLPPIPR, from the exons ATGCCGATCCCTCCTCCCCCGCCACCACCCCCCggccccccgccgccccccacCCTCAGCCAG gcGAACACGGAGCCGCCGAAGCTGAGCCGAGAGGAGCAACGGGGCCGCGGGGCCCTCCTGCAGGACATCTGTAAAGGGACCAAGCTCAGGAAAGTGACCCAAATCAATGACAGGAGTGCACCCATCTTGGAAA AGCCCAagggcagcggcggcagcagctaCGGCTCCGGCTCAGCTGCCATCCAGCCCAAGGGCGGCCTCTTCCAAGGTGGCGTTCCCAAGCTCAGACCTGTGGGAGTCAAGGACAGCTCAG ACAGCTCCACTAAACAAACACTACAAGTCCCTGGCTCCcgagcagctgctcccaggcccCCCGTGCCGGCCAACAACAGCCGCCCTCAGGACGATGCTGACAGCAGCCGGGGCTCCCCGCCGGAACTGCCGCGCACGCAGAGACCCTCCCTGCCTGACCTGTCGCGGCCCGGCGCCGCCGGTGGCACCGGCATGAAGCACAGCTcctcggccccgccgcccccgccgccgggacgccgcgccgccgcccccccggccccccctGCAGCGCACGCCAAGGCCTCGCCCTACAACCGGGAGAAgccgctgccgcccgccccggGACAGCGCCCGCCCGGCAGCAGGGACgggccccccgccccgccgcccatCAAACCCCCCCCTTCCCCCGTCAGCCTCCGCTCGGGCGCTCAGGGCCAGTCCCTcgcccccccgccgcccccgtACCGGCAgccccccggtgtccccaacgGCCCCTCCAGCCCCGGCAGCGAGTCGGCCCCGGAGCTGCCGCAGAGACACAACTCCTTGCACAGGAAGGCACCGGGCCCCTTGCGGGGTctggcgccgccgccgcccgctgCTGCCTCCCCGAACCTGCAGAGcagccgccccccgccgccggccAGGGACCCCCCGAGCCGTGGAGCAG ctccgccgcccccgccgccgatGCTGCGGAACGGGGGGCGCGACGCCCCCCCGCCCCCACCCCCCTACAGACTGCAcggccccgccgagcccccCAGCCGGGGGAAGCCCCCGCCGCCACCCACCCGCACCCCGGCCgggcccccgccgccgccgccgcccgtgCGCAACGGGCACCGCGACTCCATCTCCGCCGTCAGAGCATTCCTGG ATGACTTTGAATCCAAATACTCCTTTCACCCCGTTGAAGacttcccagccccagaggAATATAAATACTTCCAGAGAATCTACCCCAGCAAAACAAACAGAG CCACGCGTGGGGctccccctctgccccccaTCCCCAGGTGA
- the RAPGEFL1 gene encoding rap guanine nucleotide exchange factor-like 1 yields MKPLEKLLKKPGSHLPVRPAAPPGQVPGPGSVPAPRRQSLSRPPASPEEPAGPAGPVPGGEGRWLELRPPEAPLRSPEDPSPGCDRERDREREPPSPEPPPAARCCCGCGCAPAAPAPPERLLAALLDRLPAAEHGRGCGAESLLDDIVLTHSLFLPTERFLQQLHQHFVLAAGSPPARWEEGSGLRRKRAVLAVLLHFLDTYKGLLQEEESAGKVIKELYLLIMKDTSLYHELEDEIIKLHQLVETVELKVADETPPPNKQVKPLFRHFRRIDSCLQTRVAFRGSDEIFCRVYMPDHSYVTIRSRLSASVQDILASVTEKLQYSEEQSARGDALILVTMASSGEKAVLQPSEECVFTTLGINSHLFACTRDTFDTLVPLPEEIQVVPGDTEIHRAEPEDVANHLTAFHWELFRCIHEVEFVDYVFHGERGRRETANLELLLQRCSEVQHWVGTELLLCEALGKRAHLLKKLIKIAAICKQNQDMLSFYAIVIGLNNAAISRLRLTWEKLPGKFKNLFRKFENLTDPCRNHKTYREVLAKMKPPLIPFVPLILKDLTFLHEGSKTLVDGLVNVEKLHCIAEKVRTVRKYRSRPLCLELEASPAQLQTKAYVRQLRVIDNQNLLFELSYKLEPGSQ; encoded by the exons ATGAAGCCGCTGGAGAAGTTGCTGAAGAAGCCGGGCTCGCACCTGCCCgtccgccccgccgcccccccggGGCAGGTaccggggccgggctcggtgcCGGCGCCGCGGCGGCAGAGCCTGTCGCGCCCGCCCGCCTCCCCCGAGGAGCCGGCGGGGCCCGCGGGGCCGGTACCGGGGGGCGAGGGCCGCTGGCTGGAGCTACGGCCGCCCGAggctccgctccgctcccctGAGGACCCGTCACCGGGCTGCGACCGCGAGCGGGACCGGGAGCGGGAGCCGCCgagcccggagccgccgcccgccgcccggtgctgctgcggctgcggctgcgcccccgccgcgcccgcgcCCCCCGAGCGGCTCCTGGCCGCGCTCCTCGACCGACTGCCGGCGGCTGAGCACGGgaggggctgcggggcag agTCGCTGCTGGATGACATCGTGCTCACCCACTCGCTGTTCCTGCCCACCGAGcgcttcctgcagcagctgcaccagca CTTCGTGCTGGCGGCCGGCAGCCCCCCGGCGCGCTGGGAGGAGGGCTCGGGGCTGCGGCGCAAGCGGGCGGTGCTGGCCGTGCTGCTGCACTTCCTCGACACCTAcaaggggctgctgcaggaggaggagagcgcCGGGAAGGTCATCAAG GAGCTTTACCTGCTCATCATGAAGGACACGTCCCTGTACCACGAGCTGGAGGACGAGATCATCAAGCTGCACCAGCTCGTGGAGACTGTGGAGCTCAA GGTGGCGGACGAGACCCCCCCCCCGAACAAGCAGGTGAAGCCGCTGTTCCGGCATTTCCGCCGCATCGACTCCTGCCTGCAGACCCGGGTGGCGTTCCGGGGTTCTGACGAGA TTTTCTGCCGTGTGTACATGCCCGACCACTCGTACGTCACCATCCGCAGCCGCCTCTCGGCCTCGGTGCAGGACATCCTGGCCTCGGTCACCGAGAAGCTGCAGTACTCGGAGGAGCAGAGCGCCCGTGGGGACGCCCTCATCCTCGTCACCATGGCCTCGTCCGGAG AGAAAGCGGTGCTGCAGCCCAGCGAGGAGTGCGTGTTCACCACGCTGGGCATCAACAGCCACCTCTTCGCCTGCACCAGGGACACTTTCGACACGCTG GTGCCACTGCCCGAGGAGATCCAGGTGGTGCCGGGGGACACCGAGATCCACCGAGCGGAGCCCGAGGATGTGGCCAACCACCTGACAGCGTTCCACTGGGAGCTGTTCCGCTGCATCCACGAG GTGGAATTTGTGGATTACGTGTTCCACGGGGAGCGGGGCCGCAGGGAGACGGCgaacctggagctgctgctgcagcgcTGCAGCGAGGTGCAGCACTGGGTGGgcacggagctgctgctctgcgaGGCGCTGGGCAAGCGTGCCCACCTGCTCAAGAAGCTCATCAAGATCGCTGCCAT CTGCAAGCAGAACCAGGACATGCTCTCCTTCTACGCCATCGTCATCGGCCTCAACAACGCCGCCATCAGCCGCCTGCGCCTCACCTGGGAG aAGCTCCCGGGGAAATTCAAGAATCTCTTTCGGAAGTTTGAGAACCTGACG gacccctgcAGGAACCACAAGACCTACAGGGAGGTGCTGGCCAAGATGAAGCCCCCGCTCATCCCCTTCGTGCCTCTCATCCTCAAAG ATCTGACCTTCCTGCATGAAGGCAGCAAAACCCTCGTGGATGGGCTGGTCAATGTGGAGAAACTG CACTGCATCGCTGAGAAAGTGAGAACCGTGAGGAAGTACCGGAGCCGCCCCCTCT GCCTGGAGCTGGAGGCGTCCCCGGCCCAGCTGCAGACCAAGGCCTACGTGCGGCAGCTGCGCGTCATCGACAACCAGAACCTGCTCTTCGAGCTCTCCTACAAGCTGGAGCCCGGCAGCCAGTGA